From a region of the Emcibacteraceae bacterium genome:
- a CDS encoding DMT family transporter produces the protein MTLIQSNIMLLCTAALWGGSFVIQKNAMDTMDPYIFNAYRFFIAALCLLPVRYFRRGNISIMQSADKTHMLFGSIIAGSIMFVAVAFQQIGIKFTTISNTGFITGLYIVFVPMIGIFIGHRYNHKIWLAILIACSGLYLLSGMSGFNMEKGDFFVLISAFFWGAHLIVIDHISHRHHPVAFAIRQFIVCGTLSLMMAVLMDERMFLSSGIELFYVIFSGAVAIAVGYTLQIYGQKVTPPSQTALIFSTEALFAAFAGYLLLNETLGQKALIGCALMLCGSLMAQFYPPLNHRNTEPKSLP, from the coding sequence ATGACATTGATTCAGTCAAATATAATGCTGTTATGTACTGCCGCTTTATGGGGGGGCAGTTTCGTTATACAGAAAAACGCCATGGACACTATGGATCCGTATATTTTTAATGCATACCGATTTTTCATTGCGGCATTGTGTCTTTTACCGGTTCGTTATTTCAGACGCGGCAATATTTCAATCATGCAAAGCGCTGATAAAACCCACATGCTTTTCGGCAGCATCATTGCCGGCAGCATTATGTTTGTTGCGGTTGCCTTTCAGCAGATTGGCATAAAATTTACGACCATTTCCAACACCGGCTTTATTACAGGACTTTATATTGTTTTTGTACCGATGATCGGCATATTCATAGGTCATCGTTATAACCATAAAATATGGCTGGCTATTCTAATTGCCTGTTCGGGATTATATCTTCTTTCCGGTATGAGCGGATTTAATATGGAAAAGGGCGATTTTTTTGTTCTGATCAGTGCTTTTTTCTGGGGCGCTCATTTGATCGTAATTGATCATATTTCGCATCGTCATCACCCGGTTGCTTTTGCCATCCGCCAGTTTATCGTTTGTGGTACATTAAGCCTGATGATGGCCGTTTTGATGGATGAAAGAATGTTCCTCTCTAGTGGTATTGAGTTGTTTTATGTCATTTTCAGCGGCGCTGTTGCCATTGCCGTCGGATATACGCTGCAGATTTACGGTCAAAAAGTAACACCACCCTCACAAACCGCTCTGATCTTCAGCACGGAAGCACTGTTCGCTGCCTTTGCCGGTTACTTGCTGCTTAATGAAACATTGGGACAGAAAGCATTAATTGGTTGTGCACTGATGCTCTGTGGCTCACTCATGGCGCAATTTTATCCACCGCTAAATCATCGAAACACGGAACCCAAATCATTACCATAA
- the nadC gene encoding carboxylating nicotinate-nucleotide diphosphorylase yields the protein MPLYKEELRHFIKSLLDEDIGAGDLTTLATIPADATLKAEMNARQTMVIAGIDIAAKIIHTVDSAIRVEILVQDGVEVTAGNVIMRLEGNARNILTAERSALNVLQHLSGIATLTRQYVREIEHTDCKLLDTRKTIPTLRKLAKYATRMGGAVNHRMRLDDGILIKDNHIASVGSIKNAVDAARKYGTRASTIGITVECDTLDQAAEAVAAGADRLLLDNMSLDMMRTAVGDFGGRVKLEASGGVTLDTIKSIAETGIDFVSVGRITQSAPAVDIGLDYLN from the coding sequence ATGCCGCTTTATAAGGAAGAGCTTCGGCATTTTATAAAAAGCCTGCTTGATGAGGATATTGGCGCTGGCGACCTGACAACACTTGCCACCATTCCTGCGGATGCCACTTTAAAAGCAGAAATGAATGCCCGGCAGACCATGGTTATTGCTGGCATTGATATTGCTGCCAAAATAATCCATACCGTCGATAGCGCCATCAGAGTGGAAATACTGGTTCAGGACGGCGTTGAAGTAACCGCCGGCAATGTCATCATGCGCCTTGAAGGAAATGCCAGAAACATTCTGACCGCCGAACGGTCCGCCCTTAACGTGCTACAACATCTGTCCGGTATTGCAACCCTTACCAGACAGTATGTAAGGGAAATCGAGCATACTGACTGTAAGCTTCTGGATACGCGAAAGACGATCCCCACACTGCGAAAACTGGCCAAATATGCCACCAGAATGGGTGGTGCTGTTAATCACCGTATGCGGCTTGATGATGGTATTCTGATCAAGGATAATCATATTGCCAGCGTTGGCAGCATTAAAAACGCGGTCGACGCCGCCAGAAAATATGGCACCCGTGCAAGCACAATCGGGATCACTGTTGAATGTGATACGCTTGATCAGGCTGCCGAGGCCGTTGCCGCCGGGGCTGACCGTCTGCTGCTTGACAATATGTCCCTTGATATGATGCGCACAGCTGTTGGTGATTTTGGCGGCCGTGTAAAATTGGAAGCCTCCGGTGGTGTCACTTTGGACACCATAAAATCCATTGCCGAAACCGGCATTGACTTTGTCTCTGTCGGCCGTATCACACAATCCGCCCCCGCCGTGGATATTGGACTTGATTATTTAAATTAA
- the nadA gene encoding quinolinate synthase NadA, with amino-acid sequence MTIPLTAKETMPKAELLNEINRLRKEKNAVILAHYYQDAEIQDLADFVGDSLDLSRKAAATDADVIVFCGVRFMAEVAKILSPGKTVVLPDMEAGCSLEDSCPPDRFMKFRDKYPDHLCITYINCSADIKAMSDIIITSSNAEHIINQLPENQKIILAPDRHLGAYLAKKTGRDMVLWPGSCIVHERFSEKELIKLKAEHPDAPVTAHPECPDHILRHADHVGSTSSILKFVLENPAEKFLVATEPGIIHQMQKSAPHKTFIGAPGADGNCNCNQCPFMALNTLEKLYNCLNTLEPQIEVDEITRIKALAPLNKMLEMSPPAASNQPPKSGRAF; translated from the coding sequence ATGACAATTCCTTTAACGGCTAAAGAAACAATGCCAAAAGCCGAGCTATTGAATGAAATCAATCGCTTGCGAAAAGAAAAAAATGCCGTGATCCTTGCGCATTATTATCAGGATGCCGAAATTCAGGATCTGGCTGACTTCGTAGGTGACAGCCTTGATCTTTCCCGGAAAGCCGCGGCAACAGATGCTGATGTCATCGTCTTTTGCGGTGTGCGGTTTATGGCTGAAGTGGCCAAAATTCTCAGCCCGGGAAAAACCGTTGTGCTGCCGGATATGGAAGCGGGCTGCTCACTTGAAGACAGCTGCCCACCGGACAGGTTTATGAAGTTCCGCGATAAATATCCGGACCATTTATGCATAACTTATATCAACTGTTCTGCTGATATTAAGGCAATGTCGGATATCATCATAACCTCATCCAATGCTGAGCATATTATAAACCAGCTGCCTGAGAACCAGAAAATCATACTGGCCCCGGACCGCCATCTTGGCGCCTATCTGGCGAAGAAAACCGGTCGCGACATGGTTCTGTGGCCCGGTAGCTGTATCGTCCATGAGCGTTTTTCTGAAAAAGAGCTGATCAAACTGAAAGCCGAACATCCAGACGCGCCGGTAACAGCGCATCCGGAATGCCCGGATCATATCCTTCGTCATGCCGATCATGTCGGTTCAACATCGTCAATCCTGAAATTTGTGCTTGAAAATCCGGCTGAAAAATTTCTGGTTGCGACAGAGCCCGGCATCATACACCAGATGCAAAAAAGCGCGCCTCATAAAACATTTATTGGTGCCCCCGGTGCAGACGGCAATTGTAACTGTAATCAATGCCCGTTCATGGCCTTAAATACACTTGAAAAACTCTATAATTGTTTAAACACACTGGAGCCGCAAATTGAAGTCGATGAAATAACCCGGATCAAAGCCCTGGCCCCCTTAAATAAAATGCTTGAAATGTCACCACCAGCGGCATCAAACCAGCCCCCCAAATCGGGCCGGGCCTTTTAA
- a CDS encoding threonine/serine exporter family protein: MTEHDERTVKYSVARRFIIKLGIIAHGYGPSAARLEGYLTQVTEALGYNGVFRSTRSEMIYAFWKDDENDQIMHMAHVEKGGFNMAKLARVGELVEGVVDGGISLDDAYSLLDEIEALPNPWGPLGKAIGFLFVGVGFSGLMSGNILDIILSGALSVLVYINVHIAHKYEGRMLELLPFSSAYAVGILTAILKIYLPEINMLVIVISAIISIIPGFTVSASIVEIVSNHVVSGSANLISGLIYLLKQFFGAWFGLATINILWSGDMVDAVQTENFGDWLFLPLLFIGLGIAYQSLIRDFPWVILCCLVSYLGVLFGNEFEVTYLGTLMGAIVATIYANLWARKFNRPTSIVLVPAITVMVSGSVGFRGLLIAAGGESDKGFDQFLQMFVVALVIAAGLLIANTIVRPKATL, translated from the coding sequence ATGACCGAACATGACGAACGGACCGTAAAATACAGTGTTGCCAGACGGTTTATTATCAAGCTAGGCATTATAGCCCATGGATATGGCCCATCAGCAGCCCGACTGGAAGGTTACTTAACCCAGGTGACCGAGGCGCTGGGCTATAATGGTGTGTTCCGGTCAACCAGATCGGAAATGATTTATGCCTTCTGGAAAGATGATGAAAATGACCAGATCATGCATATGGCTCATGTGGAAAAGGGCGGTTTTAACATGGCCAAGCTTGCCCGTGTCGGTGAACTGGTTGAAGGCGTTGTTGATGGGGGGATTTCGTTGGACGATGCCTATTCATTGCTGGATGAAATTGAAGCGCTGCCCAACCCATGGGGACCATTGGGAAAAGCCATCGGGTTTTTATTCGTAGGGGTGGGATTCTCCGGACTGATGTCAGGCAATATACTGGATATTATTCTCTCCGGTGCTTTATCGGTTCTTGTCTATATCAACGTTCATATTGCCCATAAATATGAAGGGAGAATGCTTGAACTTCTGCCGTTCTCGAGCGCTTATGCTGTCGGAATACTTACCGCTATACTTAAAATTTATCTGCCTGAAATTAACATGCTGGTGATCGTGATTTCCGCGATTATCAGCATTATCCCCGGATTTACGGTAAGTGCGAGTATTGTTGAAATTGTCAGCAATCATGTGGTTTCGGGAAGTGCCAACCTGATCAGCGGTCTGATATATCTGTTAAAGCAGTTTTTTGGCGCCTGGTTCGGGCTGGCGACCATCAATATATTATGGTCAGGGGATATGGTTGATGCAGTGCAGACTGAAAATTTCGGCGACTGGCTTTTCCTTCCTCTGTTGTTCATTGGTCTGGGCATTGCTTATCAGTCACTGATCAGGGATTTCCCCTGGGTGATATTATGTTGCCTTGTCTCCTATCTTGGTGTGCTGTTTGGCAATGAGTTCGAAGTCACCTATCTTGGTACATTGATGGGGGCGATTGTCGCAACAATATATGCCAATCTGTGGGCACGGAAATTCAATCGGCCCACGTCAATTGTGCTGGTGCCGGCCATTACCGTTATGGTCAGCGGCAGTGTCGGGTTTAGGGGACTTCTTATCGCAGCGGGAGGTGAAAGTGATAAGGGGTTTGACCAGTTTCTGCAAATGTTTGTTGTTGCGCTTGTGATTGCAGCAGGGCTGCTGATCGCCAATACAATCGTCCGTCCCAAAGCCACCCTCTAG
- a CDS encoding Na+/H+ antiporter NhaC family protein, which produces MESYGVLSVIPPLLSVALAIYTRNIILALTAGALSGTLILNHFNPFFATVSLMRDHRFVEVSSPSNTQVILITLIIGGFVNLLEQSGGAKAFSSVMVKLVSNKVKGQLATWLSGISVFFSDTANSLIVGPLFRPVFRELKICREKLAYIIDTTAAPVVILVPVASWGVYIMSLIENSYSGMGVKADPFSVLLEVWPYQFYAFLALFAVPMFISTGKDFGPMAAAQKRFLEELGKTENISEAKKEETKLIVVILPFAIMAATLAAVLGYYAMTEGVKSVHVNAGLCLSYLFASMGCAYVMKRYQQITYDRSMELFFEGVGNLISVGAILALAWALSSICRELETGQYLATLIGDSLNPRFFPIAVFIFGAMMSFATGSSFGTFAILMATTLPVAHILGADLILTIAAILSGGLFGDHTSPISDTTVLASMGAGCPHIDHVSTQFPYAMIAGFMTVLAFLLLAIFDTSYIILVVMPLQYIVIRLIMRRYGS; this is translated from the coding sequence ATGGAAAGCTATGGTGTCTTGTCAGTGATACCACCGTTGCTCAGTGTGGCGCTGGCGATTTATACACGTAATATAATCCTGGCACTGACAGCCGGAGCCTTAAGCGGAACACTTATCCTTAATCATTTCAATCCGTTTTTTGCTACTGTCAGTCTGATGCGCGACCATAGATTTGTAGAAGTGTCCAGCCCATCCAATACGCAAGTTATACTGATTACATTGATCATTGGCGGGTTTGTTAATCTTCTAGAACAGTCTGGTGGTGCAAAGGCATTTTCCTCTGTCATGGTAAAGCTGGTTTCAAATAAGGTAAAAGGACAGCTCGCTACATGGCTCTCCGGCATTAGCGTGTTTTTTTCCGATACGGCAAATTCATTAATTGTCGGTCCTTTGTTTCGGCCAGTCTTTCGGGAACTGAAAATCTGCCGTGAAAAACTGGCTTATATAATTGATACCACGGCCGCACCGGTAGTTATTTTGGTTCCGGTGGCCAGCTGGGGTGTTTATATTATGAGCCTGATTGAAAATTCATACTCAGGCATGGGGGTAAAGGCTGACCCGTTTTCTGTTCTGCTTGAGGTCTGGCCCTATCAGTTTTATGCGTTTCTCGCCCTTTTTGCTGTCCCTATGTTTATATCAACAGGCAAGGATTTTGGCCCGATGGCAGCGGCGCAGAAACGTTTCCTCGAAGAATTGGGCAAAACGGAAAATATATCGGAGGCAAAGAAGGAAGAAACAAAACTGATTGTGGTGATCCTGCCTTTTGCCATCATGGCTGCAACACTTGCCGCAGTGCTTGGTTATTATGCCATGACAGAAGGTGTCAAAAGTGTGCATGTAAATGCGGGGCTCTGCCTTTCCTATTTATTCGCTTCAATGGGATGCGCATATGTAATGAAGCGGTATCAGCAAATAACCTATGACAGGTCAATGGAACTATTTTTTGAAGGGGTTGGTAACCTTATCAGCGTTGGGGCCATTCTGGCGCTTGCCTGGGCTCTTAGTTCCATCTGCCGTGAACTTGAAACGGGTCAATATCTGGCAACCCTGATCGGGGACAGTCTTAATCCCCGCTTCTTTCCAATTGCGGTATTCATTTTTGGCGCCATGATGTCTTTTGCAACCGGGTCCTCATTTGGAACATTTGCCATTCTGATGGCGACAACTTTGCCTGTAGCTCATATTCTGGGGGCAGATTTAATTCTGACAATCGCAGCCATATTAAGCGGCGGCCTGTTCGGGGATCATACATCCCCCATTTCCGATACAACGGTGCTGGCATCGATGGGTGCCGGATGTCCGCATATTGATCATGTATCAACGCAGTTCCCCTATGCGATGATTGCCGGGTTCATGACCGTTTTAGCTTTTCTGCTGCTGGCTATTTTTGACACGTCTTATATAATTCTGGTGGTCATGCCGCTTCAGTATATTGTGATCAGGTTAATAATGCGGCGCTATGGTTCTTAA
- a CDS encoding Na+/H+ antiporter NhaC family protein, with translation MEGYGALSVLPPALSIILAVYTRNIIFSLTLGAYSGALISADFNPFLAFAELLEKHAFVQISTPSNTQVLIVMLAIGGFIQMLDKSGGSRAFASVMVKFIGDPVRAQLAAWTTGLSVFFTDSGNALIVGPLFKPVFRELKICREKLAYIIDTTASPVTILIPFIGWGVYIMSLIENAYRDVGLEGEPYQVLLSVWPYQFYAFLALISIPMILSTGKDFGPMAKAQSQYNKAVEEGLLDDELDEPDPANKEQYKLITVILPLSVMLTTMITYMGYFAYLDGIKSLHMRAGICLSYTFASIACAYLMKKHKKTTYNESLNIFVRGMQKLVFICFVLVLAWTLSSLCRDLHTGDYLATLIGDRISPNFFPLIVFFLGAMMSFATGSSYGTFAILMIIVVPIANTLGAPMILTIAAVLSGGLFGDHTSPISDTTVLASMGAGCPHIDHVSTQFAYAALNGTMAMLAFIVAGFYQSPAIIFFIIIIQFITIRMVMKFYGHDARGE, from the coding sequence ATGGAAGGTTACGGTGCATTGTCGGTGTTGCCTCCGGCGCTAAGTATTATTTTGGCGGTTTATACACGAAATATCATATTTTCACTGACACTTGGGGCTTATAGCGGTGCTTTGATAAGTGCCGATTTTAATCCGTTCCTGGCATTTGCCGAGCTTCTTGAAAAGCACGCCTTTGTCCAGATTTCCACCCCCTCCAATACCCAGGTGCTGATTGTTATGCTGGCTATTGGTGGATTTATTCAGATGCTTGATAAATCCGGTGGCTCACGCGCCTTTGCCTCTGTCATGGTGAAATTTATCGGCGATCCGGTCCGTGCACAGCTGGCGGCCTGGACAACAGGACTTAGCGTCTTTTTTACCGATAGCGGTAATGCACTGATTGTCGGGCCGCTTTTTAAACCGGTCTTTCGGGAACTGAAAATCTGCCGTGAAAAGCTGGCTTATATTATTGATACGACCGCTTCACCGGTGACTATCCTCATCCCTTTTATCGGTTGGGGTGTGTATATTATGAGTTTGATTGAAAATGCCTATCGCGATGTGGGGCTGGAGGGCGAGCCTTATCAGGTGCTGCTCAGTGTCTGGCCCTATCAGTTTTATGCGTTTCTGGCTCTTATCTCCATTCCCATGATCCTATCAACTGGCAAGGATTTTGGTCCTATGGCAAAGGCACAGAGCCAGTATAATAAAGCGGTTGAAGAAGGACTTCTGGATGATGAACTGGATGAGCCCGATCCGGCGAATAAAGAACAGTATAAATTAATAACGGTTATCCTGCCGCTTTCCGTGATGCTGACAACCATGATTACCTATATGGGGTATTTTGCCTATCTGGACGGTATTAAAAGCCTGCATATGCGGGCAGGGATCTGTCTTTCCTATACCTTTGCTTCTATTGCCTGTGCCTATCTGATGAAAAAGCATAAGAAGACAACCTATAATGAAAGTCTCAATATTTTTGTGCGGGGAATGCAGAAGCTTGTCTTTATCTGTTTCGTGCTTGTGCTGGCCTGGACGCTCAGTTCCCTTTGTCGTGATCTTCATACAGGGGATTATCTTGCCACCCTGATTGGGGATCGGATTTCACCAAATTTCTTTCCGCTGATAGTCTTTTTCCTTGGGGCAATGATGTCATTCGCCACGGGATCATCTTACGGCACTTTCGCCATTCTGATGATTATTGTTGTGCCGATTGCCAACACCCTTGGAGCGCCGATGATACTCACTATTGCCGCCGTGCTCAGCGGTGGTCTGTTTGGAGATCATACGTCTCCCATTTCCGATACGACGGTTCTGGCATCGATGGGGGCGGGATGCCCTCACATCGATCATGTATCAACGCAGTTCGCTTATGCGGCTCTAAATGGAACGATGGCAATGCTGGCCTTTATTGTGGCAGGATTTTATCAAAGCCCGGCTATCATATTTTTTATCATCATCATTCAGTTTATAACGATCAGAATGGTTATGAAATTTTATGGTCATGATGCCCGCGGCGAATAG
- the cysK gene encoding cysteine synthase A translates to MSKIYENIVETVGNTPVVKLNNLSPGNVNIYAKLEYFNPMGSVKDRLALGVITDAERRGELKPGQTIVEATSGNTGIGLAMICAQRGYPLVITMAESFSVERRRLMRFLGAKVVLTPAALKGSGMVAKADELAKEHGWWQSKQFENPANADIHEKTTAREILNDFAEIGLDYWITGFGSGGTVNGVSRVLKKESPGTKIIVAEPDNAQLLASGIPQVHNADGSYASNHPAFQPHPMQGWTPDFIPRLTEQAVQNGTIDDLIAVSGSLAMECSKNLAQKEGIFVGVSAGAGFAAALEIAKTAPDGSNILVMFPDTGERYLSTPLFSWVSTDMTEEEIEISKSTPNYRFD, encoded by the coding sequence ATGAGCAAAATTTATGAGAATATTGTTGAGACGGTCGGAAACACGCCGGTCGTCAAACTGAATAATCTGAGCCCGGGCAATGTCAATATTTACGCAAAGCTGGAATATTTTAATCCGATGGGGTCAGTTAAGGACCGCCTAGCTCTAGGTGTGATTACGGATGCTGAAAGGCGAGGAGAGCTTAAACCCGGTCAGACAATCGTTGAAGCAACAAGCGGTAATACGGGTATAGGTCTCGCTATGATCTGCGCGCAGCGGGGATACCCGCTTGTCATAACAATGGCGGAAAGTTTCAGCGTAGAGCGGCGCCGGTTAATGCGTTTCCTTGGGGCCAAGGTCGTTTTAACGCCGGCAGCACTTAAAGGATCCGGTATGGTTGCCAAAGCCGATGAACTCGCAAAAGAGCATGGCTGGTGGCAGTCCAAGCAGTTTGAAAATCCGGCTAACGCTGATATTCATGAAAAAACCACAGCCAGAGAAATACTGAATGATTTTGCAGAAATTGGACTTGATTACTGGATCACCGGTTTTGGTTCAGGCGGAACGGTTAATGGTGTTTCACGTGTTCTGAAAAAGGAAAGTCCCGGGACAAAAATTATTGTGGCCGAGCCTGATAATGCGCAGTTGCTCGCAAGCGGAATACCGCAAGTGCATAATGCCGATGGATCATATGCAAGCAATCACCCCGCTTTTCAGCCGCATCCGATGCAGGGATGGACGCCGGATTTTATTCCACGTCTGACTGAGCAGGCAGTCCAAAACGGAACCATTGATGATCTGATCGCTGTTTCCGGAAGTTTGGCGATGGAATGTTCAAAAAACCTAGCCCAGAAAGAAGGAATATTTGTCGGGGTTTCTGCCGGGGCAGGTTTTGCCGCAGCCCTAGAGATTGCAAAAACAGCACCGGATGGGTCAAATATTCTTGTTATGTTCCCCGATACGGGGGAGCGGTATTTAAGCACACCTTTATTTAGCTGGGTTTCCACGGATATGACCGAAGAAGAAATAGAAATTTCAAAATCAACACCAAATTACCGGTTTGATTAA